The Phycisphaerae bacterium genome contains the following window.
GCGATCAGCTCATCGACAAGGGCGTCCTCGGCGCGCCGGCCGTCGTCAAAGAACCATCGTCCGTCACGTCGAACGAAGGCGGCCGAGCCTTCCGGTGTCGTCAGGTCCACGCGGGATGGGGCGGCGATCGGTGTGACGGTGACGCGCAGGTCGCGCCATTCGGAGGGAGAGAGGCGCAGCTTGTCGGCGGCGACCTTGAGGATGTCGCCGACGGCCGCGGTGCCGCCGAGCCGGACGAACACCTTCGAGTCTTCGCCGAGCGGCGATTGCGTGGACATTTCGAATTCGTGGGTGGTCAATTCGGTGCGGGTCTTGGGCTTCTCTTCGCCGCCTTCCTCCTGGTTGGATTCATCCTTCGCCGATTCGGTCTCGTCGGATTCGACAGGCACCTGTTCCTCGACGGTTGCGCGGAAGGTGTAGGCCGCGGGTTCGAATCCGTAACCGCGAAGGCGGGCGGGGTCGTCGCTGTGCCACTTGAGGGCGCGCATGTTTCCGAAGGTCTGGACCATCGCCTTGACCTTGTCCGTCGCCGGTCCGGAAAAGGGTTGCTCGAAGCGCCAACCGGTGCGGCCGTCGGGCACAAGGATGTAAGTGACGGGCTGATCACCGGTGCGATCGACGATCTCCACGCGGCGGACGTCCTCCGGCTTGAAGGACCAGAACTCCTGAACGCGATAGGCGATGCGGGAGGGAAGGAGAAGATCCTTGAATGAGGTGGTCGAGACAAGGATTTCGTCCTGGCCGGGGCGGCGGGCGTAGGACTCGCTCGGGGATCGGGCGATACCGACTTCGAGCGAGGCCGACTTGCCGTCGGCATCGGTGATGGTGGCCGTCCATTGGGGCGGGGCGAGTCCGGCCTCCTCGGGCGTGACGCTGCCCGGCTCCCCCGGTTTGAATGAAAGGACATACTGGGCGCGCTTGAGCGAATTGGCGATGCGCTCGACCTGCCAGCGCATGACCTTCATGGGGGTGGGAGCGGTCATTTCCCAGATGGGGTAGCCGTTCTCGTCCTTGTCCGTGGCTTCGAACACCCAGGGCTCGTCCTCGCCGTTCCGCTGGACAACGATCTTGACCGGATCGCCGAGCGATTCGGCGAGTACATCGCGGGCGACGGCGGCACCGGGATTGGCCGGTCCGCGGTCCGCTTCCTCCTCGGGCTTCGGCGGCGCGTTGGTTACGTAGAGGAAGCCGGCCACCAGGAGTGAGAGCAGAACGACGAGGTAGAGGGTCGTCTTGGTGTTCATGGTTAAACGTGCCTACCGCCTGCGAACGAGCCAGACGACGCCGCCCAGGGCCAGGGCCAATGCAGGCCAGGCGAAGATGGTCAGCGCCTGAATGACGCGTTCGGTATCCTTGTTCGCAATTTCCAGTACGGAGACGTCGATGGGCTGGCCGACGTTCATGAATTCAGTGTTGTCGTTGAGCCAGTGCAACGAGTTGAGCACCAATGTGACGTTGCCGGGGTTCCTGGAGCGCATCATCAGACCCTGGGCGCCCATCATCAATTCCCGGGCGAACGCGATCTGATCGATCATGAAGTCGCGGGAACTGACCACGACAATCTTGTGGTCGCCGTGCTCTGCGGCGACGGCGATCGTGAACGGGCCCGTCTCATCGTCGGGCATTCGCGTCAGGTACTCGCGCTTGGAGAGCTGTTCCTGGTAGTCGGAAAGGTTGTGTACGCCCCAGACGCCATCCTTTTCCGGCTGAACGATCAGGTCCTGAACGGTAACGCCCTCGGGCAGCTTGTCCGACCGCTCGAGCGGGGCGCACCAAGGAAGGTAGAGATCGCGGGCGCGGGTACCCGAAACGATCACGTGATTCGTGACGTCCGGCTCGTCCATGGTGAAGAAGTCCTGGCGGATGACGTTGTACTGGCCCGCCTTGACGCTGGCGGTCTGGATGAGCAGGACTTCGTCTTCGACCTTGATGCCCCAGTTGGACTGGAGGTAGTCGTTGAATTCGTAGCTTGCCGGAACTGGCGGAAACGGTCCGGGCATCCACCCGGCGAGAAACATGGCCCGTCCGCCGTTCTTGTCCAGCGCTTCGAGGAGGGCCTTGCTGTGGCTCTCGGAGAAGGGCGGCTCCTGGCTCGGTTGCCCGAAGGGCCCCGCCGGCGGAGGCGTCGGGCGGAGGACGACGTAGATGATGCGCGTCGGCTCCGGATCGAAGGTCGGCGGGGTCATGGACGAAGCGAGGTCCCATTCTTTCACGTTGAAGTTGGCATCTTCAAGCTGCTGTTGCATTGTGAGCATGTCGCCCGCGGGATTCTGCCCGAAGCCCGGGGTGAACAGCGGCCGGCCTCCGTAGCGGACGAAGATGACGGCGGTCTGCTCCTGGTGGGTCGTGCGAAGGATGGCTGAGGTCACTTTTTCCTCGCCCTTGAACCCCCGCTGCTCGAAACGAGCGCGCAGGCCGAGGGTCTCGTCGCGGGGCGGCCAGACGTCCTGAAACTCGACGACGGTGGCATCGTTGGGGGTCTCGACGAGTATGGCGTTGCTGGTGGGCTGCATCTTGGCGAAGAGGTCTTCGATGCGAAGGGGTTCGAGTCCCTGGAGTCGCGTGATCTGGGCCTCGACCTTGCCGGTGATGTCCGCGAGGCGGTTGCCCATGCCGCGAAGGTATTCGAGCTGGGCGGGAGAGAGACTCGCGTCCTTCCCGACCTGGCCCTGGGCGTAATTCGCGAGCTCCTTGAAGTTGCGAGCGAGCTCATCGTAAAGCTGGCGGAGTTCATTGACGGCGGCGCCGAGCTGCTTTTCGGGGGACTGCGTGTAGGCCTCGATCTGCTGGCGGCGCTGCTGCACGCCCTGGACGAGGTAATCCAAGGCGTTCTTGATGGCCGCGAGCGGGCGGGGCAGCTCGCCGCCGCTGAGTCCGGTGCTGAAGGCGCCAATGGTGTTGAGTTCGTCCTGGAGCGTCTGGGCGACGACGGGCGCGATGTCGGTCTGGTAGGTCTCGATGACGGACTCGTACGTCTTGATGTTTTCCTTGAACTTTGGAAGGTCGCGGAGGCGGTCGCGCAGCTTGCGCATCTCCTCCTGTTCCTTCATGGGATTGATCCAGTCGGCCGTGACGCGGGCGCGGTTGGTGGCTTCATAGAGGTTGAGCAGGTCCATGACCGGCCGGCGGTAGCGCTGCTGGTCTTCCTCGTCGAGGTCGGTCTCGAAGTAGAGGGAGGTCAAGCGGACGGGCTGGTCGAGGCTGTTCAGCAGGTTGACGGTGCCCTCGCTGAGGCTATTGACGCCGCTGGAGGTCATATCCCAGCGCTGAGAGAGCTTGAAGCCGATCATCTGGGCGACGACCACGATGGCGGCGACGAGAAGGATGCTGAGGGCGACGTTGGCGCCGACGCCAATGCGTCGTCCGGCGGAACCCCTGGGCTGTGCTTGCGCGGCTACTGCCATCGGCGCATCTCCAAGACTTTCACCGCCAGGAACAGGAAGAAGGCGGTGGAGGTAATAAAGAAGATCAGGTTGTTCAGATCGACGAGGCCGCGGGTGAAGTCGGCATAGTGGGCGGCGATGGATATCTGCTGGAGCAGGACCTTGACGTTTCCTTCGACAAGGAGCGAGAGACGCTGGCTGGCGAAGGTCATGAGGGCGAGCAGGGCACTAGCGCCAAGCACGGCGACGACCTGGTGGCGGGTGATCGTGCTGAAGAACAGGCCCACGGAAATGAACAGCGAGCCGAGCAGCAGCAGGCCGAGGTAGTGGCAGACGAGAAGCCAGGGATCGAGATTGCCGTAGACGGCCAGGAGGACGGGATAGAGCAGGGTGCTCAGCAGGAGCACGCCGTAGAAAGCCAGGCCGCCGAGAAACTTGCCGAGGATGACCTCGGCCTCGGTGATGGGGACCGTCAGGAGCGACTCGATCGTTCCGCTGCGGAGTTCCTCGCTCATCAGTCGCATGGTGAGCATGGGCAGGACGAAGACGAGGATCAGCACCATCCAGAACTCGACCGTGCTGCGCATGGAGGCTTCTTCGCCGGAGCGGAAAGTCCCCAGCCCGAAGGCCAGCCCGACGGTGAAGAGGAAGATGGCGAGCACCGCGTAGGCGACGGGGGAAAGGAAATACGCCCCGAGCTCGCGGTGGGCCATGGTGGTGATGTTTCGCATATCGCTGTTTCTCCGATCCGTCCTCACGTTAATACATGAACCGGGCGAGGGCTATTTTGTCTGCTCGGCGCGGGCCATGCGGTGCTGGTTGACCACCTGCACGAAGAAGTCCTCGAGCGTGGCACCGTCGCGGCGGATTTCGCGCAGCGACCAGCCGTTACGCGTCGTGAGCTTGAAGATGTCCTCGCGGATGTCACGATCGGGCTTGGGCTGGATGCTGAGCCGCAACCAGCCGTTTTCGCCCGCGGCATCGACAGCATTGACGCCGTCCATGGCGCGGACTTGCTTGACGACGTCGGCTTCCGGTCCGTGGAGTTCAACCACGACACGGGCGCGGGCGACGAGCTGATCGCGGAGATCGGCCGGTGAACCCTGGGCGACGATGCGCCCGGCGGCGATGATGATCGTGCGCGAGCAGGTCTGCTCGACTTCGGGCAGTATGTGTGAGCTAAGCAGGACCGTATGGCGCTCGCCGAGTTCGCGGATGAGGTTTCGCGTTTCGCGGATCTGGGTGGGGTCCAGGCCGATGGTGGGCTCGTCGAGGATGAGCACGTCGGGGTCGTGCATGATGGCGTCGGCGAGGCCCACGCGCTGCTTCATGCCCTTGGAGAGCTGGCTGATGGGGCGGTGGATGAATTCGCCCAGCCAGCAGCGTTCCGCGACGCGACGGATGGCGGTGTTGCGGGCGTCACGATCCATGCCGCGCAGCTTCCCGCGGAAGTCGAGGTATTCGCGCACGCGCATTTCGGGGTAGAGCGGGGTGGACTCCGGAAGGTAGCCGATGTGGCGGCGGACTTCCATGGAGTCCTTGAACACGTCGAAACCGGCGATGGTGGCCGTGCCGTTCGACGCCGGGTGGTAGCAGGTCAGTATGCGAATGGTGGTGGTCTTTCCGGCGCCGTTGGGGCCGAGGAACCCGATGACTCCGCCGCGTTCGACGGAGAAGGAGATGTTGTCGACGGCGACCAGAGGTCCATAGCGTTTGGTGAGATTGGTAACCTGGATCATCTTCGCAGTCCGCCTGTTACGCGTACGTTACGGAAAAAGCGGAGCTCGCCTGACGTTCCGCTTGGTGCAAAGCTCGATCAATCTGCGGCGTTTGGCATGCCCTCGCCGAGGTCGCTCTAGTAACAGCGCGGTAGCGCGAATGTCAAGCATTCGACATCGATTCGCCGCGCTGTGACGAGGACTTTACGTACGGGGATGCAGTGTGGTTCGCCAACGCAATTCGATGCGAGCCCGCTGCCGGATGTGCGCAGGGGATCTTCGGCGGGATCTCCCGGCGGACTGCCTTGGAGACGGGACCCAAGTGTGCTTCGTGAAAATGGGCGGGCTGGGTGTGGGATTCGTTGAAAAGGCGGAGGCGGGTTCGACGGAAGCGGAGCGAGCGGTGTGAGATCGGCGAGGGCGATCAGGTGCGGTTGCCCCTGTAATCAGGGCGCGGTGCGGGTTGCCGTGGTCGTCCGGCGGACGTGGCGGGCGGTGCGATGGGCGTCGACGGCTTCGAATGTCAGGCGGGCCCGGCGATTGAACCACGCTTCGGCGGAGTGAAATGCTCCGGCGGCGGCGCAGCGGTGGGCCATATCGATCAATCGAGGGCGATCATTCCACAGTTCGGCAATCTGCCGAGCAAGTGCCTCGTGGTTACTCCAGGGGGCTACGATGCCGCAGTACTCGTTCGCGACCCAACGGCGCGTGTACTCGAAATCGAACGATGCGGTAGGAACGCCGGCGGCCATGGCGTCGAAAATGCTGCGTGGGGTGTCTTCGGCCTCGGGCGTGTAAAGCATCAAGTGGTAATCCCGAAGCGAGGTCACGAATTTGGAGGAATATGGTCTGGCACCCAGGAAGCGAATCGCGTCGCGGAGATTCAGGTCGTGAGCAAGCCTGTTCAATTCCTCAAGTTGCTCGCCACCTCCGAAGATGTCCAACTCCGCCGGTACGCCGGCGCGTCGCAGGATGTCGACTGTGCGGATCGAGCCAATGAGTCCCTTCCATTTGGTGAGCCGTCCGATAAAGACCATTCGCAGTGTTGACGCCGCCCGCATTTCGACGGATTTCTTTTGCAACTCCTCGGGAGAGATCACCCAGTCGCGAAGGTGGGCCGTGTGAACGAAATCATGGACGTTCCGTGCACGTGGTCCGGCGCATTGGCACAGCGATGCCCCTTTCAGAAAGGAGACGCTCGCCCGGGCAGCGGCAAAGCGCAGCACGCGCTCATAGCAGCGCAGGTAAATCGCCGTTCGCCAAGACCGGCGGGGGCCCTGCAACTGCCGGATGTGGTTGCGGACGTCCATGTCCACGATGAAAACGGTCGCGCGGCCGGCGGACAGTCCGGCGTACAGACCCATTTGCGAGATCGGTCTGAACAGATCACTCATTCCTCCGTGCACGACTTCCGCTTGTTGTGCAAGGCCGCGCAGCGTTCTCCAGGTCGACGGGGCTCTGTGCCAGAATTGCCGCGCGCGCAGACCGGCAGGGCAGAGGGGGACGAAGCGTATGCCGTCCTCGGACTCGCGAAGTTCGCGTGGGACCTGCTGATGCCAGGGCGTGCCGGAGGGGCGTTCCGGGCATGCGACGACAATCTCTCCAAACCGACCCTGCAGAGAGTCTTTCAGGAAGACCAGGTCGTGTGCCCATTCAGCGGAGACAAGCCCCGCGCCAGGTGCCGAACGCTCAAAAGGAATATGGATGACGAGCAAGTACATGAGATCGGAAACGTCGATTAAATTGGAATCAGGCCCTGGTTATTCACCGCTTTATGCAGGCGTTTGCCGGACGGCAACGGAAGCGTACTGGCCCGGAAGACTCTCGGGCGGCAGACACTTGTATCCCAGCGGAGTAAGTCGGTCTGCAAAAGTGTTGAAGTCCACGTCGTCGTGGAAGGTGCAGACGAACGTATGCACGTAGGGGGCCCATTGATCCGCGTCGTCGAGCAGGGCACGTTCGGCGCCTTCGATGTTGGCTTTGAGGAAGTCCACGCGCGGAAAGCCGGACTCGCGAATAACGGAGGTCAGACGCCTGCCGGGAACGGGAACCCCGTGTTGGGCATTGGGCTCCACCTTGTATGCCCAGCTTTCGTCACACGCCTCGTCGAACAGGACGTCGGCGTCCTCGGACCAGACCGCAGCGTGCATCAGCCGGATGCGGTCGGCCTCGGGGTGCTCGCCGACGTTGCGACGGGCCAAGGCCATGTTCTTGGTCGAGGCGTCCACGCCGAAAATGCGGGCCTGCGGGAACCACTTGGCGAAGGCGAGCGTGCCCAGACCGGTGTAGCAGCCGAGGTCGATGATGTACTCAACGGAGGACGGAAGGAGCTCCTGGGGGAGGAGAAAGAAACGCTGGACGAATGTCTCCCAGAATACGGCGATGTCGGTCGAACCGCGGCGGAGATAGACCTTGTGTCCGCCCAGGGAGCGGACACGAATGGGAAGAAGGTCGCTTTCGGAGCCTGAAGGCGAGGGAGATTGAACGGCGCGACGCTGCCTGGCAAACGCCCGGCCCGCTTGCCACATCCGCACGAACGATCCGACGTCCGAGACGGCGTTCCACATCTTGAGTTTTCCGGGAAGGGCAGATGCAAACATGGCGGTTCTCTCTGATTTCCTAATCGATGTAGCCCAGGGCCCGGAGGCGATCGAGAATGGCCGTATCGACCTGGCCCTTCGGGGAATCGCCGGCCGGAGTCCAGCGTTGATCCTCGCGGTGGGCGGCGAGTCGTGCGGCGAATTCGTCGCAGCGCTGCGGGTGAGCGTGGGACACGTCGCGTGTGGCTTCGGGATCGTCCACAAGATCGAAAAGTTCGCGTCGGCCGTTGTCGTATTCCACGTAGCGCCAGTCGCGCGTCCGCAAGGACCAGATGCCGGTTTTCCATTCGTCGCGTTTCAGATTGGGGTTCATCTTTTCCATCATGCGAACCGTGCCGGTCTGAACGGGGAATTCGCTGAAGGCGGCGTCGAGGCCGGTCCAGGCGGCGTCAGAGGCGTTTGCAAGATAATGTTGAATGTTGAATGCGGAATTCGGAGTGTCGGAGGGTATCCAATCTTGCCTTCGTCCATCGATTCCCACATTCGTGCGCGCTGAGGCCTGCGGCTCGGAAGACGTGTTCTTTCCGCACTGCTCGAGAGCAGGGGTACACGGCGCATCAGAAGATGAGCCTGCGCAGACTGAAGCCTGCGATTCGCCTTGAGCCGCGGCCAGGCAGGTGTCATGAAGATGATGCAGTTGGACGATGGCCTGGCTGCGCGTGCCAGGCGCGAAGAGATCGGGGTGGCGAAGAATGAGGGGCACGCGCGTAAGGTAGTCGTGGAGACTGAAACCGTGGCCCCAAACGCCGTGCTCGCCGAAGGCTTCGCCGTGGTCGGCGCACACGCCGAGCAGTGTATTGTCGAGGCGATCGGAGCTTCGAAGGAAGTCGACGAGGCGACCGAACTGAGCGTCGGCGTGGAAGATCTCCCCGTCGTAGAGATCGACGGCGGCCTGGCGAAGATCCGGGTCGATCGGGCGATCCTCGGCCATGAGCCGGGCGAACATCTGCCGGCCGTTGATGTCGCGGAGGAAGCGGCGAAGGGCCGGGCGGTTCTCACTGAATCGCGTCCGCGCGGGGTGATAGAGCGCGTGGGGGTCCATGAGAATCACGAAGCCGAAAAAGGGCTGGGCGGCGCGGTTCAAGATGGAGATGACATCGCACACGGCGCGGGCGGAGTCGCCCTTGTCCTGGACGAGAATGCGCGAGGCGTCGACGGCTCGGGCGGCGGAGTCTCCAAATGCGCCGCGGACGAATTTGTACAGGCGATTGTGCTGGCGGAGGAGCCACTGGTCGCGCGGCCCGATGAAGGCGTCGAACCCGCGGGCGCCGTTGAGCTCGCTGCTGACAAAGGAGTTGTTGGAGACGCAGAAGGTGAAGTAGCCGAGTTCGCGCAGTTTTTCGGGCAATCGCGGCCAGGCGTCCGGCCA
Protein-coding sequences here:
- a CDS encoding DUF4340 domain-containing protein; its protein translation is MNTKTTLYLVVLLSLLVAGFLYVTNAPPKPEEEADRGPANPGAAVARDVLAESLGDPVKIVVQRNGEDEPWVFEATDKDENGYPIWEMTAPTPMKVMRWQVERIANSLKRAQYVLSFKPGEPGSVTPEEAGLAPPQWTATITDADGKSASLEVGIARSPSESYARRPGQDEILVSTTSFKDLLLPSRIAYRVQEFWSFKPEDVRRVEIVDRTGDQPVTYILVPDGRTGWRFEQPFSGPATDKVKAMVQTFGNMRALKWHSDDPARLRGYGFEPAAYTFRATVEEQVPVESDETESAKDESNQEEGGEEKPKTRTELTTHEFEMSTQSPLGEDSKVFVRLGGTAAVGDILKVAADKLRLSPSEWRDLRVTVTPIAAPSRVDLTTPEGSAAFVRRDGRWFFDDGRRAEDALVDELIATVSNLRAVVFEDQAGDPTQYGLDQPQIDIRLTTPASTSAKRLVIGNYTDPQTRRLVYARFEDGPVSKLRVEDIQPLLRAPREYLDRTVFQFSPNRIERLSLSRPNPVTGDRESLVFEKPESQWIMAEPVSAPVRQDRLGKFVDNLGGLRAETVLADNGELSAFGLRDPEVTIAFSYRPPVEFRMEPKAKAEGKTATDSDASDEDNGTEANSGDLVQVEYQPPSQTYTLWVTMHDGKAVAAREGAPQIYALPRAFFDQLGEEFRSGELFRFDPEAVSSFSIRNGDASFAFEKSNDAWKYTSEPDLPLDQAKVQNLLLQIHDLKAGSFLTQTDTPPAQFGLDQPARQVSVKTNDSTAMLNISSKTESARGIPGQAANVSGVPGVFLIPVPDLARLEVRMEDLEAR
- a CDS encoding Gldg family protein yields the protein MAVAAQAQPRGSAGRRIGVGANVALSILLVAAIVVVAQMIGFKLSQRWDMTSSGVNSLSEGTVNLLNSLDQPVRLTSLYFETDLDEEDQQRYRRPVMDLLNLYEATNRARVTADWINPMKEQEEMRKLRDRLRDLPKFKENIKTYESVIETYQTDIAPVVAQTLQDELNTIGAFSTGLSGGELPRPLAAIKNALDYLVQGVQQRRQQIEAYTQSPEKQLGAAVNELRQLYDELARNFKELANYAQGQVGKDASLSPAQLEYLRGMGNRLADITGKVEAQITRLQGLEPLRIEDLFAKMQPTSNAILVETPNDATVVEFQDVWPPRDETLGLRARFEQRGFKGEEKVTSAILRTTHQEQTAVIFVRYGGRPLFTPGFGQNPAGDMLTMQQQLEDANFNVKEWDLASSMTPPTFDPEPTRIIYVVLRPTPPPAGPFGQPSQEPPFSESHSKALLEALDKNGGRAMFLAGWMPGPFPPVPASYEFNDYLQSNWGIKVEDEVLLIQTASVKAGQYNVIRQDFFTMDEPDVTNHVIVSGTRARDLYLPWCAPLERSDKLPEGVTVQDLIVQPEKDGVWGVHNLSDYQEQLSKREYLTRMPDDETGPFTIAVAAEHGDHKIVVVSSRDFMIDQIAFARELMMGAQGLMMRSRNPGNVTLVLNSLHWLNDNTEFMNVGQPIDVSVLEIANKDTERVIQALTIFAWPALALALGGVVWLVRRR
- a CDS encoding ABC transporter permease subunit, with translation MRNITTMAHRELGAYFLSPVAYAVLAIFLFTVGLAFGLGTFRSGEEASMRSTVEFWMVLILVFVLPMLTMRLMSEELRSGTIESLLTVPITEAEVILGKFLGGLAFYGVLLLSTLLYPVLLAVYGNLDPWLLVCHYLGLLLLGSLFISVGLFFSTITRHQVVAVLGASALLALMTFASQRLSLLVEGNVKVLLQQISIAAHYADFTRGLVDLNNLIFFITSTAFFLFLAVKVLEMRRWQ
- a CDS encoding ABC transporter ATP-binding protein, with amino-acid sequence MIQVTNLTKRYGPLVAVDNISFSVERGGVIGFLGPNGAGKTTTIRILTCYHPASNGTATIAGFDVFKDSMEVRRHIGYLPESTPLYPEMRVREYLDFRGKLRGMDRDARNTAIRRVAERCWLGEFIHRPISQLSKGMKQRVGLADAIMHDPDVLILDEPTIGLDPTQIRETRNLIRELGERHTVLLSSHILPEVEQTCSRTIIIAAGRIVAQGSPADLRDQLVARARVVVELHGPEADVVKQVRAMDGVNAVDAAGENGWLRLSIQPKPDRDIREDIFKLTTRNGWSLREIRRDGATLEDFFVQVVNQHRMARAEQTK
- a CDS encoding glycosyltransferase encodes the protein MSDLFRPISQMGLYAGLSAGRATVFIVDMDVRNHIRQLQGPRRSWRTAIYLRCYERVLRFAAARASVSFLKGASLCQCAGPRARNVHDFVHTAHLRDWVISPEELQKKSVEMRAASTLRMVFIGRLTKWKGLIGSIRTVDILRRAGVPAELDIFGGGEQLEELNRLAHDLNLRDAIRFLGARPYSSKFVTSLRDYHLMLYTPEAEDTPRSIFDAMAAGVPTASFDFEYTRRWVANEYCGIVAPWSNHEALARQIAELWNDRPRLIDMAHRCAAAGAFHSAEAWFNRRARLTFEAVDAHRTARHVRRTTTATRTAP
- a CDS encoding FkbM family methyltransferase, with amino-acid sequence MFASALPGKLKMWNAVSDVGSFVRMWQAGRAFARQRRAVQSPSPSGSESDLLPIRVRSLGGHKVYLRRGSTDIAVFWETFVQRFFLLPQELLPSSVEYIIDLGCYTGLGTLAFAKWFPQARIFGVDASTKNMALARRNVGEHPEADRIRLMHAAVWSEDADVLFDEACDESWAYKVEPNAQHGVPVPGRRLTSVIRESGFPRVDFLKANIEGAERALLDDADQWAPYVHTFVCTFHDDVDFNTFADRLTPLGYKCLPPESLPGQYASVAVRQTPA
- a CDS encoding sulfatase; the encoded protein is MNQRPNILIVCIDSLRADHLPCYGYHRDTAPNVERIAAEGCIFDNAFSAAPFSPASYASIFSNLFPHQHGVNGDDARVWPDAWPRLPEKLRELGYFTFCVSNNSFVSSELNGARGFDAFIGPRDQWLLRQHNRLYKFVRGAFGDSAARAVDASRILVQDKGDSARAVCDVISILNRAAQPFFGFVILMDPHALYHPARTRFSENRPALRRFLRDINGRQMFARLMAEDRPIDPDLRQAAVDLYDGEIFHADAQFGRLVDFLRSSDRLDNTLLGVCADHGEAFGEHGVWGHGFSLHDYLTRVPLILRHPDLFAPGTRSQAIVQLHHLHDTCLAAAQGESQASVCAGSSSDAPCTPALEQCGKNTSSEPQASARTNVGIDGRRQDWIPSDTPNSAFNIQHYLANASDAAWTGLDAAFSEFPVQTGTVRMMEKMNPNLKRDEWKTGIWSLRTRDWRYVEYDNGRRELFDLVDDPEATRDVSHAHPQRCDEFAARLAAHREDQRWTPAGDSPKGQVDTAILDRLRALGYID